One segment of Clostridium ljungdahlii DSM 13528 DNA contains the following:
- a CDS encoding methyl-accepting chemotaxis protein produces MQWFKNLKMIQKLISSFVLVALFIGVVGFIGLHNMKTIYSNANSMHDYNLKSIESLMITKQNFADIRSDLLKIVYQQNLGDKNKLKKEINDLSAKNDSIIDNYEKTLLSKNEDSIFSQLKKDRNEYKEAFNKVLKFIDENNYKDAQENFSDITKARTKIYSDMDKLIATNSNEADNADNQNKITYTSSLVITNTIIILGLAVGVIIGLFIAIMISKEITKVLNLAKALGDGDLTKSIEVDSKDEIGNLGKALNKACENMKELISSIMNSAGDISSSSEELSATTEEITSMMEAANESTEQIAQGAQELSSTTEGVNASMQEISTSTNKLLDKSINAQNSSNEISKRAVEIKNKAAKNIEDGNAIYKEKHDNIIKSIEDGKVVEEVKIMADSIGSIAEQTNLLALNAAIEAARAGEQGKGFAVVAEEVRDLAEQSSQAVVSIQSMVSQVKDAFDSLSKSGQDILDYISNNVNPNYKLLMNTGIQYEKDAAFIKNMAEEISTSSKQMDNAISNISGSVENISATSEESAASSEDIMSSINEITKAVSEVSESAQSQAELAQKLNEMVHKFKV; encoded by the coding sequence ATGCAGTGGTTTAAAAATTTAAAGATGATACAAAAATTAATATCTTCATTTGTTCTAGTAGCTTTATTTATCGGTGTAGTTGGATTTATTGGATTACATAATATGAAAACCATCTATTCTAACGCTAATTCTATGCATGATTATAATCTTAAGTCAATAGAAAGCTTAATGATCACGAAACAAAATTTTGCAGATATTCGATCAGATTTATTAAAAATTGTTTATCAACAAAATTTAGGTGACAAAAATAAGTTAAAAAAAGAAATTAATGATTTAAGTGCTAAAAATGATTCAATTATAGATAATTATGAGAAGACATTATTATCTAAGAATGAAGATTCAATTTTTTCACAGTTAAAAAAGGATAGGAATGAATACAAAGAGGCATTTAATAAGGTATTAAAATTTATTGATGAAAATAATTATAAAGACGCACAAGAAAATTTTTCTGATATTACTAAGGCAAGAACGAAAATTTACAGTGATATGGATAAATTAATAGCAACAAATTCTAATGAAGCGGATAATGCAGATAATCAAAATAAAATTACATATACATCATCTTTAGTTATTACCAATACAATAATTATATTAGGGCTTGCTGTTGGAGTTATTATTGGTTTATTTATAGCAATTATGATTTCAAAAGAAATTACTAAGGTTTTAAATTTAGCAAAAGCTTTGGGAGATGGAGATTTAACTAAATCTATAGAAGTGGATAGCAAAGATGAAATAGGAAACTTAGGCAAAGCTTTAAATAAAGCTTGTGAGAATATGAAAGAATTAATAAGTTCAATAATGAATAGTGCTGGAGATATAAGTTCTTCTAGTGAAGAGCTATCTGCAACTACTGAGGAAATTACATCTATGATGGAAGCTGCAAATGAATCCACCGAACAAATAGCACAAGGTGCACAAGAATTAAGTTCAACAACAGAAGGGGTAAACGCTTCTATGCAGGAGATTTCTACTTCAACTAATAAATTATTAGATAAATCAATAAATGCCCAAAATTCTTCAAATGAAATAAGTAAACGTGCAGTTGAAATAAAAAATAAAGCGGCTAAAAATATAGAGGATGGAAATGCAATATATAAAGAAAAACACGATAATATTATAAAATCTATTGAGGATGGCAAAGTTGTCGAAGAAGTTAAAATTATGGCCGATTCCATTGGAAGTATAGCAGAACAAACAAATCTCCTTGCATTAAATGCTGCAATAGAAGCTGCAAGAGCTGGGGAACAAGGAAAGGGCTTTGCTGTAGTTGCAGAGGAAGTAAGAGATTTAGCAGAACAATCTTCTCAAGCTGTAGTAAGTATACAAAGCATGGTTTCTCAAGTAAAAGATGCCTTTGATTCTTTATCGAAAAGTGGACAAGATATCTTAGATTATATATCAAATAATGTAAATCCTAATTATAAACTTCTTATGAACACAGGTATACAATATGAAAAAGATGCTGCATTTATAAAAAATATGGCTGAGGAAATTTCAACTTCATCAAAACAAATGGATAATGCTATAAGTAATATAAGTGGTTCAGTTGAAAATATATCAGCAACTTCAGAAGAATCAGCAGCTAGTTCAGAAGATATAATGAGCAGTATAAATGAGATAACAAAAGCTGTAAGTGAGGTTTCTGAATCTGCTCAAAGTCAAGCTGAACTTGCACAAAAACTTAATGAAATGGTTCATAAATTTAAAGTATAA
- a CDS encoding radical SAM/SPASM domain-containing protein codes for MFCVPTSRLTLQWHITAKCNQRCKHCYQECYAGKELSFNEILNILEQYKDLLRLYSKSKNKDFIRGHINITGGEPFTRKDFLQILKVFSKNKKYFSFGILTNGSYITDDIAKKLKSLNIAHTQVSIDGNRETHDALRGKGNFDKTWNAVKILRKHNIRTLVSFTAHKGNYKEFPVVARYARKYKASKLWTDRLVPIGNGQDMSDMLFTSKEALEYFSIILNEKKKTLRNKLTGLEIYSNRALQFLKSGEMPYGCSAGDSLITILENGDVLPCRRMPISCGNALKTSLKDIYFNNNVFKDLRNKNIPDKCFKCTYSEKCRGGLKCLSYALYKDYKQADNCCPIIYK; via the coding sequence ATGTTTTGTGTACCAACCAGCCGATTAACCTTGCAATGGCATATAACAGCAAAATGTAATCAAAGGTGCAAACACTGTTATCAAGAGTGTTATGCAGGAAAAGAGCTTTCATTTAATGAAATTCTTAATATTTTGGAGCAATATAAAGACCTATTAAGACTTTATTCAAAAAGTAAAAATAAAGATTTTATTAGAGGACATATAAATATAACAGGAGGAGAACCTTTTACTAGGAAGGACTTTCTTCAGATATTGAAAGTATTCAGTAAAAATAAAAAGTATTTCTCTTTTGGAATACTTACTAATGGCAGTTATATTACAGATGACATAGCTAAAAAATTGAAAAGTTTGAATATAGCTCATACACAAGTAAGTATTGATGGGAACAGGGAAACTCACGATGCTTTAAGAGGCAAAGGAAATTTCGATAAAACTTGGAATGCTGTTAAAATACTCAGAAAACATAATATAAGAACTTTAGTATCATTTACTGCACATAAAGGTAATTATAAAGAATTCCCTGTAGTTGCCAGGTATGCACGAAAATATAAGGCTTCAAAATTATGGACAGATAGACTTGTTCCTATAGGAAATGGGCAGGATATGTCGGACATGTTATTTACTTCTAAAGAGGCCTTAGAATATTTCTCTATAATACTTAATGAAAAGAAGAAAACTCTTAGAAATAAACTAACTGGTCTTGAAATTTATTCTAACCGAGCTTTGCAATTTCTAAAAAGTGGAGAAATGCCTTATGGATGCAGTGCAGGAGACTCATTAATTACTATTCTTGAAAATGGCGATGTACTCCCTTGCAGACGAATGCCTATATCATGTGGGAATGCTCTTAAAACTTCTCTAAAGGATATTTATTTTAATAATAATGTATTTAAAGACTTAAGAAATAAAAACATTCCTGATAAATGTTTTAAATGTACATACTCAGAAAAATGCAGGGGCGGACTAAAATGTTTATCTTATGCACTGTATAAGGATTATAAACAAGCAGATAACTGCTGTCCTATTATTTATAAATAA
- a CDS encoding class I SAM-dependent methyltransferase, with translation MKSVYDIKLFVNLYDCFMRKIMFPRCFNTTIETHMGILKNELKDIHGKKVLELAAGTGSTSEVLPIDNSYIGTDVSMRMLNIAKSKFKKMGFEDTVFEIADACNLKFEAEYFDLVICNLAMTYFINIDDFADGLYHILRQGGEYLCSVPVSLKNGNKKYRINEKIETPEKIKDLFVRHDLVFEPLKKQAGELLYFKAYKIAYPAKGN, from the coding sequence GTGAAGAGTGTATATGATATAAAATTGTTCGTGAATCTATATGATTGTTTCATGAGAAAAATCATGTTTCCAAGATGCTTTAATACGACAATAGAAACACATATGGGCATATTAAAAAATGAGTTGAAGGATATACATGGAAAAAAAGTGCTAGAGTTGGCTGCAGGAACTGGGAGTACGTCAGAGGTTCTACCTATAGACAATTCTTATATTGGAACAGATGTAAGTATGAGAATGTTAAATATAGCAAAATCAAAGTTTAAAAAAATGGGTTTTGAAGATACTGTATTTGAAATAGCCGATGCATGTAATCTTAAATTTGAGGCTGAATACTTTGATTTGGTAATCTGCAACTTGGCAATGACCTATTTTATTAATATAGATGATTTTGCTGATGGACTATACCATATTTTACGGCAAGGCGGAGAATATCTATGCAGTGTTCCAGTGTCGTTAAAGAATGGAAATAAAAAATATAGGATCAATGAAAAAATAGAAACACCTGAAAAAATCAAGGATTTATTTGTGAGGCATGATCTAGTATTTGAACCGCTAAAAAAACAGGCGGGAGAATTATTATATTTTAAAGCATATAAAATTGCGTACCCAGCTAAGGGTAATTAG
- a CDS encoding exonuclease domain-containing protein has product MLFDFVAIDFETANNNFNSACSLGIAAVKNNKICKKDYFLIHPPTLDFNKKNISINGITPKDIENSPLFPDIWNDIHTYFDDNIIIAHNAVFDMSVLKNCLLEYDISMPNFNYICSIPISTKLCGGKGIGKSLEDRAKYFGVDLGHHHNSLDDAAACANLVIECIKRAHKKNLESFCHTYTSLPIKTFKDLNPQKGFIANTKNSFTNNKFNTVKISEIKPDNDNIIDTSNPFYNKNVVFTGELKSLGRKEAMQKVVNLGGTLKSGVSKKTDYLIVGNQDKSLVGENGISSKEEKAAELNENGSSIKILNESEFLELIKTPNKENSFDDSNEVVDLNSTIIFNTLDDKINKLREWKLLSRTAADLKDIYYKNKNETYKCDIIGYSTKKTNLNCLSQFYETIVIKVNDKIIRIAPAYLLDMQKKDFYLSYNSVQPIIG; this is encoded by the coding sequence ATGCTATTTGACTTTGTAGCAATAGATTTTGAGACAGCAAATAATAATTTCAACAGTGCTTGTTCACTTGGAATTGCTGCTGTAAAAAATAATAAAATATGTAAAAAAGATTACTTTTTAATTCATCCACCAACTCTTGATTTTAATAAAAAGAATATCTCCATAAATGGAATAACTCCTAAGGACATAGAAAATTCACCTCTTTTTCCTGATATATGGAATGATATACATACTTACTTTGATGATAATATAATAATTGCTCACAATGCCGTATTTGATATGTCAGTACTAAAAAATTGTTTATTAGAATATGATATTTCTATGCCTAATTTCAACTATATCTGCAGTATACCTATATCCACAAAATTATGTGGAGGGAAAGGAATTGGTAAATCTTTAGAAGACCGTGCCAAATATTTTGGAGTAGATTTAGGACATCATCATAATTCTTTAGATGATGCTGCAGCATGTGCAAATTTAGTAATTGAATGCATAAAACGTGCTCATAAAAAGAACCTTGAATCTTTTTGTCATACATATACCAGCCTTCCAATAAAAACTTTTAAAGATCTAAATCCTCAAAAAGGTTTTATTGCGAATACTAAAAACAGTTTCACTAATAACAAATTCAATACAGTTAAAATATCTGAAATTAAACCTGACAATGACAATATTATCGATACGTCCAATCCATTTTATAATAAAAATGTGGTCTTCACAGGTGAACTTAAAAGTTTAGGTAGAAAAGAAGCTATGCAAAAAGTAGTCAACTTAGGTGGCACATTAAAAAGTGGTGTATCTAAAAAGACAGATTACTTAATAGTTGGAAACCAGGATAAATCTCTTGTAGGTGAAAATGGAATAAGTTCCAAGGAAGAAAAAGCAGCTGAATTAAATGAAAACGGATCTTCTATAAAAATTTTGAATGAATCCGAATTTCTAGAATTGATCAAAACTCCCAATAAAGAAAATAGTTTTGATGATTCCAATGAAGTTGTTGACTTAAATTCAACTATTATTTTTAACACTTTAGATGACAAGATAAACAAGTTAAGGGAATGGAAGCTTTTAAGTCGTACAGCAGCTGATTTAAAAGACATATATTATAAAAATAAAAATGAAACTTATAAATGTGACATCATAGGATACTCAACTAAGAAAACAAATTTAAATTGTTTAAGTCAATTTTATGAAACCATAGTAATAAAAGTTAATGATAAAATTATAAGAATAGCTCCAGCATATTTATTAGATATGCAGAAAAAGGATTTTTATCTTTCTTATAACAGTGTACAACCTATAATAGGTTAA
- a CDS encoding Na+/H+ antiporter NhaC family protein, whose protein sequence is MNQRKGSAIALLPLGIFMVLFLGVSIIMKDFYKMPVVVALIIASTIAILQNKKIPVELKVERFCRGAGDSSIILMCLIFILAGAFAEVSKAMGAVDSTVNLGLAVLPHSFIVAGIFIIGSFISMSLGTSVGTIVTLAPIAVGIAQKTGLPVEFLIAAVVSGAMFGDGLSMISNSTVAATKTQDCEMVDKFKANFKIVLPAAIITLLIYAFLTFGMQVNHTGVYNYQFIKILPYIAVLVVALTGFNVVLVLVGGIVLASIIGLIYGSFNIFMVFQLCAKGIAGMEDISIISILIGGIGELIKFNGGIDFLLNTIQKRIHSEKGAEFGIGILVSLVNLCTANNTVSIIIVGSLAKDLSENYGVDRRKTASLLDTFACFIQGCIPYGAQLLVASSLATISPFLIMKYICYPYLLGIASVLAIIIGIPKFKTPAKGALKLEEEDSSARVGLVK, encoded by the coding sequence ATGAACCAAAGAAAAGGAAGTGCCATTGCATTATTACCATTAGGTATATTTATGGTTCTATTTCTTGGTGTTTCAATTATAATGAAAGACTTTTATAAAATGCCTGTAGTTGTAGCTTTAATAATTGCATCCACCATAGCTATACTCCAAAACAAAAAAATACCTGTAGAATTAAAGGTTGAAAGATTTTGTAGAGGTGCCGGAGACTCCAGTATCATACTTATGTGTTTAATTTTTATTTTAGCAGGTGCTTTTGCTGAAGTCAGCAAAGCTATGGGAGCTGTAGATTCTACTGTAAATTTAGGACTAGCTGTTTTACCACATAGCTTTATAGTAGCTGGTATATTTATAATTGGTTCTTTTATATCAATGTCACTTGGAACTTCGGTTGGAACAATAGTAACTCTAGCACCTATCGCAGTTGGGATTGCACAAAAAACAGGGTTACCTGTGGAATTTTTAATTGCTGCTGTAGTTAGTGGTGCTATGTTTGGTGATGGATTATCTATGATATCTAATTCTACTGTAGCTGCTACTAAAACTCAAGATTGTGAAATGGTAGATAAGTTCAAAGCTAATTTTAAGATAGTACTTCCTGCAGCTATTATAACATTACTTATATATGCATTTTTAACTTTTGGTATGCAAGTCAATCATACTGGAGTTTATAACTACCAATTTATTAAAATATTACCTTACATAGCTGTACTTGTAGTAGCTTTAACAGGCTTTAACGTAGTCTTAGTATTAGTTGGAGGTATCGTACTCGCATCTATAATAGGTCTTATTTATGGTTCCTTTAATATATTTATGGTATTTCAACTTTGTGCAAAAGGTATTGCAGGTATGGAAGACATATCTATAATATCCATACTAATTGGTGGTATAGGTGAATTAATAAAATTCAATGGCGGTATAGATTTTTTATTAAATACAATACAAAAAAGAATTCACTCCGAGAAAGGTGCTGAATTTGGCATAGGTATATTGGTTAGTTTAGTAAATTTATGTACTGCTAATAACACTGTTTCTATAATTATAGTTGGTTCACTAGCTAAGGATTTATCTGAAAACTATGGTGTAGATAGGAGAAAAACTGCCAGCCTTTTAGACACTTTTGCTTGCTTTATACAAGGATGTATACCTTATGGTGCCCAACTTTTGGTTGCTTCTAGTCTTGCAACAATTTCACCATTTTTAATAATGAAATACATTTGTTATCCATATCTTTTAGGCATTGCATCAGTATTGGCTATAATAATTGGTATACCTAAATTTAAGACTCCAGCTAAAGGTGCATTAAAGCTAGAAGAGGAAGACTCTTCTGCTAGGGTAGGTCTGGTAAAATAA
- a CDS encoding nitroreductase family protein has protein sequence MGIEAIYNRRSIRKYKSKEIPIDILNEILDAGRAAPSGKNKQPWKFIVFGGIKKEELLSKMEAGIQRELNEEALLPNSRDGIPDAKNTLRIMKEASIIIMVFNTNGKSPFKNITTADERFTEIVDTLSIGAAIENMLLQAEDLGLGTLWIANTCFAYNELVNYIDVKTQLVGAVALGYPDEKPNPRPRKTPDSIIEYRL, from the coding sequence ATGGGCATAGAAGCAATTTACAATAGGAGAAGTATACGAAAGTATAAATCTAAAGAAATACCAATAGATATTCTTAATGAAATATTGGATGCTGGAAGAGCTGCACCATCTGGGAAGAACAAACAGCCCTGGAAGTTTATTGTGTTTGGAGGAATTAAAAAAGAAGAACTTTTATCAAAAATGGAGGCTGGAATCCAGCGTGAATTAAATGAAGAAGCATTATTGCCTAATTCAAGAGATGGAATACCAGATGCAAAGAATACTTTACGAATTATGAAAGAAGCTTCAATTATCATCATGGTTTTTAATACAAATGGTAAATCGCCATTTAAAAATATAACTACGGCAGACGAACGATTTACGGAAATTGTAGATACACTTTCTATAGGTGCAGCTATTGAAAATATGTTGTTACAGGCAGAAGATTTAGGATTAGGTACATTATGGATTGCAAATACATGTTTTGCATATAATGAACTGGTAAATTATATTGATGTAAAAACACAGCTGGTTGGGGCTGTTGCACTTGGATATCCTGATGAGAAACCAAATCCAAGACCTAGAAAGACGCCAGATAGCATTATTGAATATAGACTTTAA